The Microbacterium horticulturae region GGTCCTGGAGACCAAGCTGCCCGACATCACCGAGTTCGCACGCACCTACCTGGGCGTCGACCCGGTCGTCGAGCCGGTGCCGGTCATGCCCACGGCGCACTACGCGATGGGCGGCATCCCGACCAACAACAACGCCGAGGTGCTGCGCACCAACACCGACATCGTGCCCGGACTGTATGCGGCCGGCGAATGCGCGTGCGTATCGGTGCACGGTTCGAACCGTCTGGGCACCAACTCGCTGCTCGACATCAACGTGTTCGGCAAACGCGCCGGCAACAACGCGGTCGAGTATGTGAAGACCGCCGAGTTCGTCGATCTTCCCGACGATCCCGCCAAGGAGGTGCGCGAGCTCATCGACGGCCTGCGTTCGGGCGAGGGAACCGAGCGCGTCGCCACCCTGCGCAAGACGCTGCAGAACGACATGGACCTGAAGGCCCAGGTGTTCCGCACCGACGACTCGCTGGGCGAGGTTCTCGGCACGATCGAAGAGCTGCGGGAGCGCTACAAGAACGTGCACGTCGACGACAAGGGCCGCCGGTACAACACCGATCTGCTCGAGGCCGTCGAGCTGGGCTTCCTGCTCGACATCGCCGAGGTCGTCGTCTACGCCGCCCGCAACCGCAAGGAGAGCCGCGGCGGCCACATGCGCGACGACTACCCGAAGCGCGACGACGAGAACTACATGCAGCACACGATGGCGTATCTGACCGGTGACCCGCACTCTTCGGATGCCACCGATCACATCGAACTCGATTGGAAACCCGTCGTGTTCACCAAGAACGAACAAGGCGAGCTGCGGTACCCGCCGTTGGAGAGGAAGTACTGATGTCCACTGTCGTCGAGTCTGACCAGCCTGCCCCGGCGGACGAGGCGCCGATCCAGTCGTTCCTGGTCACGTTCATCATCCGCCGGTTCGATCCCGAGGTCGACGCCGAGCCCCGCTGGGTCGACTATGACGTCGAGATGTACCCGACCGAGCGCGTCCTCGACGCCCTGCACAAGATCAAGTGGGACCAGGACGGGTCGCTGACCTTCCGCCGCTCGTGCGCGCACGGCGTCTGCGGTTCCGATGCCATGCGCATCAACGGCCGCAACCGCCTGGCGTGCAAGACGCTGATCAAGGACCTCGACATCTCGAAGCCGATCTACGTCGAGGCTCTCAAGGGTCTGCCCCTGGAGAAGGACCTCGTCGTCGACATGGACCCGTTCCTGGACGCGTACAAGGCCGTGCAACCCTTCCTCATCGCACACTCGCACCCCGAGAAGGGCAAGGAGCGCCTGCAGTCCGCCGAGGACCGCGAGCGCTTCGACGACACCACGAAGTGCATCCTGTGTGCGGCGTGCACCTCGTCGTGCCCGGTCTTCTGGACCGACGGCCAGTACTTCGGCCCCGCGGCGATCGTGAATGCGCACCGGTTCATCTTCGACTCGCGCGACGACGCGGCCGACGTGCGCCTGGACATCCTCAACGACAAGGAGGGCGTGTGGCGATGCCGCACGACCTTCAACTGCACCGAGGCGTGCCCCCGCGGCATCCAGGTCACCCGTGCCATTGCCGAGGTCAAGCAGGCGATCCTGCGCGGCGGGCGCTGAATCTCACCCCTTCTGTGCGAGCGCTCGTCGGGCAACCGGCGGGCGCTCGCTAGTCTGTGAGCTGTGGGTCAGACGCGTGCACGGGCGACGGCGGCCGACGCCCGGGCGCGGGCGTCGCGAGATCCCGACACGCCCGACGACGAGACGCTTCACGAGCGGTGGGATGCTGCAGCCACGTCCCTGCGGGAGCGATTCGACGAGCCGATCAACCGGGCGACCGCTCTGACCCGGCGCACGCTCGCGTGGTTCCCCATCCGGGTGTGGCGGCATTTTCTGCGCAGCAACGGCTTTCTGCTGGCGGCGAGCATCAGCTATCAGTCGCTGTTCGCGATCTTCGCCGTCGTGTACGCCTCTTTCGCCGGCATCGGCATCTGGTTGGGCAACAGCACGCCGGCAGTGAATCG contains the following coding sequences:
- a CDS encoding succinate dehydrogenase iron-sulfur subunit translates to MSTVVESDQPAPADEAPIQSFLVTFIIRRFDPEVDAEPRWVDYDVEMYPTERVLDALHKIKWDQDGSLTFRRSCAHGVCGSDAMRINGRNRLACKTLIKDLDISKPIYVEALKGLPLEKDLVVDMDPFLDAYKAVQPFLIAHSHPEKGKERLQSAEDRERFDDTTKCILCAACTSSCPVFWTDGQYFGPAAIVNAHRFIFDSRDDAADVRLDILNDKEGVWRCRTTFNCTEACPRGIQVTRAIAEVKQAILRGGR